The sequence TCCCGCTGGTCGACGTGATCGCGATGGCGACGGTCAACTCCGCCGCGTCGATCCGCCGGTCGGACGTGCTGGGGACCCTCGGCGTCGGCCGGGCCGCGGAGGTGAGCGTGCTGCGGGTCGACGAGGGGCCGGCCGCGTTCTCCGACGGCTTCGAGACGGTGGCCGGCGAGCGCCGGCTGGCGCCCGTCGGCTGCGTGCGGGGCGGCACCTGGATCGAGGCGACCGGACCGTTCAGCCGGGCGGCCGCCTCGGTGGCCGCGGCTCGCGCCGAGGCCGACGCCGCGGGGCTGCCCCGCCGCAGGGCCGGCAGCGCCGCGGCCGAGGCCGCCGCCGAGTCCGCCCGCTTCGGGATGCCCGCCGGTGCCGGCCCGGCGCTGACGTCCCAGGCCCGGTAGGCGCGCCGACGATGGCCTATGTGATCGGGGCCGCGTGCGTCGACATCATGGACCAGTCCTGCGTCGAGGACTGTCCGATCGACTGCATCTACACCGGCGCGCGCAAGCTCTACATCCACCCGGAGGAGTGCATCGACTGCGGCGCCTGCGCCCGCAGCTGCCCGGTCGACGCGATCAGCTGGGACCGCGACCTCGACCCGGCCGACCCGGACATCGCCCACATCCAGGACGCGGCGGCGTTCTTCTACCAGCCGCTGCCCGGTCAGCCGGCGCCGCTGCGAGAGCCGGGCGGCGCGGCCGGCCTCGGTCCGGTCGGGGTCGACACGGCACTCATCACGGCCATTCCGGCGCAGGGCGAGCGATGAGCCGCCCCGCCACGAGACCGACCCCAGACCTTCCCAACGGCTCCGCCGCCGCGGTGAGCGTGGGAACGGACCCGACGGCAGCGAGGACGCAACGGTGAGCGCGGTACGGACGAGCGGCGAGAGCGGACGGCCGCAGGGCTCGGCGGCGCCGAACAAGTTCTACGACGCGCTGGTGACCACGATCGAGCAGGCCCGCGCGGCGCTGCCCGACGAGGAGGCCACGTTCTTCAACCGCCCGATGAGCGAGCCCGAGCTGATCGAGTGGCTGTGCTTCCAGGCCTACTACGAGAAGCGCGCGGCCGAGTTCATCGGGCGGTGGCTGGCCGACACCCCGGAACTCGACGCCTTCACGCTGCTCGCCCGGCAGGTGCGCGACGAGGCGCGGCACTACCAGCTGCTGATGCGAGCGCTCGACCGGCGCGGCGTCTCCTCCCTGGACCGGTGGAAGCCAGAGCCTGAGTGGGAGGAGTGGATCGACGGCTGGTACCCGTCCGGGGCGGACACGATCGAACGGGTGGCGGCGCACAACGTCACCGGCGAGATCGGGGCGGCGAACGCCATGCTCGCGGTGAAGCCCCGGCTGCCGGCCGACGTCGCGGCGGCGATCGACAAGATCCTCCCGGACGAGCAGTTCCACATGCGACTCGGCCGGACGGTGCTCGCCCGCTACTGCGTCGACGACGAGGCCCGGGAACGCGTCCGCCACCGCGCCCGGCGCACCTTCGAGCTGGAGCAGGCCGGTCGCGCGGCCTACAACCGGCGGATGGCCACCCTCGGCCTGGCCGACCCCGACGCCACCACCCCACCCCTGGCCTGACCCTGGCCCATATCCGGCCCCGCCCGGATCCGGCCAACGGCCCCGGCCCTGCCCTGCCTCGCCCGAGACCAGCAAGATCGGTGTTTTCGCCCTCGCGTGGCTGTAACCGCGGCGTTTTTGTGACCAGGCGAGGGCCAAGACGGCGATCAAGCCAGCGGGCGGACCTCGCCGGGCCCGACGCTAGGAGTGGGTCGTCCGCGAGATCGCGGGCGGTGGCTGACCGTGCGGCCGGCGGACCGCGGACGGCCTCGTGGTGGCACCACCGTCAGGGCAGAGCCCATCCGCGCGAAGCCCGTCCGAACGATGGTGGTAGGCCCACGGGCCGTCCGGGGCGGGGGTCTCGGGGCTGGCCGTCGGAGCCGGGGTGGGCTGCTCGGCCGCGGGCAGCAGCAGGCTGACGGTGGTGCCGACGCCGACGGTCGAGCAGAGCTGGACCTCGCCGCCGGCCTCGGTGACGATCTCCCGGACGACCGCCAGGCCGAGGCCCGTGCCGCGGTCCGCGGGCTTGGTGGTGAAGAAGGGCTCGAACGCTCGGGCTCTGGTCGCCGGGGTCATTCCGTCGCCCGTGTCGGAGATCCAGACGCCGACGTGGCGCCGGCTGGACCGCTCCGCCTCGGCCGGTGGGCGGTCGGCGGGGTGGCGCCGCGCGTTGGGGTACCAGACCGGCGCGCCGGTGCCGAAGCCCGCCGGGGCGGGCGGGAAGGCGGCGGTGGCCACGTCGTGCTCGTCGCACAGCACGACGTTGCCCGTGGTCACGGTCAGCGTGCCACCGCGCGGCATCGCGTCCCGGGCGTTCATCGCCAGGTTCACGATCGCCTGCTCCAGCCGCGCCGGGTCGGCGCGCACCCGCCAGAGGGCGTCGTCAAGCTCGATCCGCAGGTCGATCCGCGCGCCGAGCGGGCGGCGCAACATCGCCACGGTCTCGCGCAGGACCGCGTTCACGTCGATCGGCCCAACCAGGGCGGGCTGGCGCCGTACCGCGGCCAGCAGTTCGGCCGCGAGCTCGGCGGCCCGCTCGCCAGCGCGCTGGATCTGGGCCACGTCCCTGCGCACCGCGTCCCAGCCGCCGGGGACACCGCGGGCGTCCACCCGGGACGACGCGGCCCCACCGTCACCGGCCGGGTCGCCGCCGACGCCCGCCGGACCGGCCGGGTCGCCGCCGGGCCCACGTCCGTCATCCAGCGCGTCGGCGACGAAGTCGGCGTAGTTCCTGATGACCGAGAGCAGGTTGTTGATGTCGTGCGCGACGGTGCCCGTCAGCTGCCGCAGGCTCTCGAACCGCTCGAGCACACTCGGCTCGCCGTTCCGGGCCGCCACCGCGGCGGCGGCCGGCGCCACGCCGCGCTGCCGAGGGCCCGTAGACGGTGCCGCGCCGGCCCGAGGCACGGCCCCCCGCTGGACGGTCGCCGTCTGGACCGCCGCGGACCGGGCGGCGACGGGTGCCGGCGCGACCGAGGTCGTCCTGACCGCGGGCGGCGGCGCCACCGGCGGCCAGACGTTCGACGGGTCCGGGTAGGACGGATGGTCGGCGGGAAGGCCGAGGTGCCACTCGCCGGCCGGCCGGCCGTCTGCCGGGTGGATGCCCCGCGGCCGTGGGGCCGTCGGAAGGGACGCGGCGGTGGCGTCCGGCTCGCTGTTCATGTCACCCCCGATGCGGTGTCGGTCCGCGCGAACCAACCGGCAACGCCTCAACTCGCGGTCCAAGCCCTGGACGATCTCCCGTTGCGCATGCCTCCGCCGTAGAGGCAAAGCCCCCACCTCGGAGAGGATCACGCCCCCGGCACCGCGATGCGTGCCGGAGCGTACCGCGCTCGCTACGCCGAAGCGTGGCCACGCGAACAGCTACCAGTCGATCGCAAGCCACGATGGCGGCCACCTGGCCACGCGGCGCACGGCCCACCTGTCCATCCGGCCGCACGGCCGAGCGGCGCCGCACCCAATAAACCCGAACCGACCTGCCTCGTCCAGATCGCCTGATCGGTGGCGCCGGGCCACCGGCGGCCGTCCAGGAGTGTCACCGAACGTCCGTTCTCGCCCGATTCGCCGGAACAGCAAGGCCTTCGCGCGAATACGGTGGTCGCGAACGGGCGCCGCGCCAATGGTCCTATGGACGCAAACCCCGAGAAGGTGGTACTGGCACCACTGTGCCTGTGGGACCAGCCCCCTGTGCAGAGGGTCACCTCCCAGGCTGAACTAGCACCATGGAGCAGATCGGGGTTCTGCTGGCGGACGACAACCTGATCGTTCGTGCCGGGGTGCGGGCCTTGCTCGCCCGGGTGCCCGGGGTGTCCGTGGTCGGCGTCGCCGCCGACCGCGACGAGCTCGTTCGCCTTGCCCGCGAGCACCGACCACGGGTGGTGGTCACCGACATCCGGATGCCACCGACCTTTTCCGACGAGGGCATCGAGGCCGCGCGGGAGATCCGGCTGCACGCGCCGGGGACGGGCGTGGTGCTGCTCTCCCAGTACGACGAGCCGGAGTACGGGATCAGCCTGCTGGCCGGCGCCGACGCCGGTGGCTGCGCGTACCTGCTCAAGGAGCGGCTGGCCGACCCGGAGATCCTCGTTCGGGCGATCCGGGAGGTCGCGGCCGGTGCCGCGCTGCTCGACCCCCGGATCGTCGCCGCGGTGCTCAGCCCGGTCCGCGACGCCGCCGACCTGACCGACGACCAGGAGCGGCTGCTGCGCGAGGTCGCCGAGGGCCGTTCGATCAGGGCGATCGCCGACGGCCAGGGCGACACCCCGGCCGCCGTGAACGCCGCCATCGACGCCCTGCTGCTGCGGCTCGCCCATGGCGCCAGCGCCGGCCGGGCCGGGGCGCTGCGCCAGCTGCGGATGCTGCACGCCGCGATCGTGCGCCGCGACGAGCAGGGCGAGGCGCTGTCCCGGCTGCTGCCCGGCGGCCTGGCCGAGAAGCTGCGGGAGGACGCCAGCGCCGGGCAGTCCGCGGAACGGCTGACGGTCACCGTCCTGATGTCGGACATCCGGGGCTACACGACCATCGCCGAGCGCACCGACCCGATCGTGCTGGCGGGCCTGCTCGACGCGCACCGCCGGGAGATGAACGCGGCGATCCTCGCCGAGGAGGGAACGGTCCTGCAGTACGCCGGTGACGCCGTCATCGCCGTCTTCGGCGCGCCCTACCCGCAGGACGACCATCAGACCCGGGCGACCCGGGCCGCGACCGCGATGCAGGCCCGTCAGCGGGCGCTGAACGCCCACTGGCGGCAGGAGGGCCTGACCCCCTTCGGGCTCGGGATCGGCATCAGCACCGGCGAGGTGGCCGCCGCGCTGCTCGGCTCGGAGGCCCGCCGCGAGTACACGCTCGTCGGCGACACCATGAACCTCGCCGCCCGGCTGCAGGCCTTCGCCCACGCGGGCCAGACCGTGCTCTCCGAGCCCACGGTCACCGCGCTGCGCGGCCCCCTGGCCGCCGCGCTCGCTCCGCTGCCCCCGATGACCGTGAAGGGCCGCGCCGGGTCCGTCCACGCGTACCTGCTGGACGCGCCGGCCGTGGTTCCCGTCGCGACGGTCGGGATGCGGCCGGCGCCGGCACCCGTGGGTCAGCGGCCGCCGCTGAGGTCGAGAAGGGCCGCGGTGGCGTAGGAGGACGACTCGGGCAGGCAGAACCAGAGGATGGCGGCGGCCACCTCGGCGGGAGTGCCGGCCCGGCCGAGCGGGGCGCTCGGGCCGACCTGGGCGGCACGGTCGGGCTGGCCGCCGCTGGCGTGGATCTCGGTGTCGATGATCCCCGGCCGGACCGCGTTGACCCGGATGCCCTCGGCCGCGACCTCCTTGGCCAGACCGATCGTCATCGTGTCGATGGCCCCCTTGGACGCGGCGTAGTCGACGTACTCGCCGGGGCTGCCCAGCCGGGAGGCCGCCGACGACACGTTCACGATCGCGCCACCCGTCCCGCCGTAACGCGTCGACATCCGGCGCACGGCCGCGCCCGCGCACAGGAAGGCGCCGACGACGTTGACCGCCAGCATCCGTTCCAGCCGCTCGGGCGACATCTCGTCGACGCGGGCGCGCCGGTCCACGATGCCGGCGTTGTTGACCAGGACCGAGACCGGGCCGAGCCGGTCGGCCGCCGCGAACAGCGCGGTGACATCGGCGCTGGACGACACGTCGGCCCGCACGGCGACCGCTCGGGCACCCGCCGCCTCGCAGCGGGCCAGCACACCGGCGGCCGCCTCGTCATCGGTCCGGTAGCTCAGGCACACGTCCCAGCCGTTCCTGGCCAGCTCGACGGCGGTCGTCGCGCCGATCCCCCGGCTTCCACCGGTCACCACCGCCACGCCTCGCTGCGCCGGCAGCGACTCGGCTCCGACCGTCACGCCGGCCTCCGTTCCGTCCGTCCTGTCCCCGACTGGACTCCCGCGACGGCGCAAGCCCGCCGGCAGCCTCCCACCTTTGGTGGCGTCCGCCGGGATGGCCCGGCCAGCGGCTTCGCGGTCGGTCCACACCCCGCGTGCCCGGCCGTCCGGGCGGGCCTTCCGGCCCGGCCGCGATGAGACTTTCTGCCGTCGTATCAGCGGAAGCCGCGCGTCTGACGCCTTTCGGTGCGGGTATGGACCCACGAGGGATGGGGACCTACCTCCCCCGGGCCCCCGTTAGGAGGCGCGGAAGCAGGTTCTTTCACGCTTCCTTCGGCATAGGGCTTCCCCTTACCTATGAGGCACGTCACAATCGGCCAAAGCAGGTCGGACGGCGCAACCCGAGGAGGAGGCCGTGGAGCAGGCCCAGGACCGGTCCGTCGCGACCACGGTCGCGACCGGCAGCAGTGTGATTGTGGGTCTGCGGGTGGGCGACCCAGGCGAGCTCGCCGATGTCCTGCTCGCCGCCGAGCTCGCGGTGAGCACGGGCGCCAGGCTCGTGGTGGTCGCCGAGCGCGACCGCTGGGCACGGTTCGCCCGCTGGACGTCCGGCATGTACTGCGCGTTCGGGATGGACGGGGTCGCGCAGGCGTCGCAGACCGCGGAGCGGGCCGTCCAGGACGACCTCTACGAGCGGGTGGCCGGCGTGGTCGGGCTGGTGCCGGTGGACTGGACGCTGGTGTGGGCGTCGGGCTCCGCCACCCGGGCGGCGGTCCGCTACGCCCGGCGCAACCCCACCGTCCTGGTCATGTTCCGGCCGGCCTGCCGGTAGCCGCCGGTGGCCGCCGGACCACGTCCGGCGGCTCGGGCCGACAGCCTCAGACCTGTGGCAGGACCTCGGCGGCGAGCAGCGCGATCTGGTCCAGGTCGTCCATATCCAGGAGCTGCAGGTACAGGCGGTTCGCGCCGATCTCGGCGTACTCGCCGATGCGCGCGACGATCTCGGCCGGCGTGCCGGCGACGCCGTTCTCCTTCAGGTCCGGCACCTCGCGGCCGATCGTCGCGGCCCGCCGGGCGACCTCGGCGTCGTCCCGGCCGCAGCAGACCGTCAGCGCGACCGAGCGGATGAGGCTGCCCGGGTCGCGGCCGATCTCCTCGCAGGACCGGCGGGTCCCGTCGAACAGCCGGGCCGCCTGCGCGACCGGCTGGAACGCCGCGTTGTACTCGTCGGCGAAACGGGCGGCCAGCCGCGGCGTACGCACCGGGCCGAACCCGCCGACGATCACCGGCGGGCGTGGGGACTGGACCGGCTTCGGCAGCGCCGGGCTGTCGGTCACCGAGTAGTACCGGCCCTCGAAGCCGAAGGTCTCCGTCGCGGTCCACAGGCCAGTGATGATCTCCAGCTGCTCGGCGAGCCGGTCGAACCGCTCGGCCAGCGGCGGGAACGGGATCGCGTAGGCCTTGTGTTCCGCCTCGTACCAGCCGGCGCCGAGGCCGAGCTCCACCCGTCCGCCGCTCATCTCGTCGACCTGAGCGACGGAGATCGCCAGCGGGCCCGGATACCGGAACGTCGCGCTGGTCAGCATCGTGCCCAGCCGGATCCGGGTGGTTTCGCGGGCGAGGCCGGCGAGCGTCACCCAGGAGTCGGTCGGCCCGACGCCCGGGTCGCCGCCGCCGATGCGCGCGTAGTGGTCGGAACGGAAGAACGCGTCGAACCCGCCCTCCTCGGCGGCACGAGCGACGCCCAGCTGCTGGGCGTAGGTGTTGCCCTGCTGCGGCTCGACAAAGATCCGAAGGTCCATGCTTCCTGCCTACCAGCAACGCGGACGGTTCGCGAAGTGGCCGGTCCGCCGGATCTGTCCGGCGACGGCAGGCGTCGCTGGCACCGCCCGGGGGAAGGACCACGGCGAGGTGTGGACCCCGACGTGCCGGATCACCACCTGCCCTGAGAGGCTCCCCGGCAAGAATCCCGGCACTGGCGCTGCACGGAGGATGTGTTCCGCTTGAGATCCACGAGCTCCGCCCGCCTCGGCGGGCCGGTGACCATCGCCCGCCTCGGCGGGCACCGGCGGGCGATGGTCGCCGTCCCGGCGACGACGCGCGCCCGCCGACCCGGCCGACGGGTCCGGCCAGGCGCGGTGGCCGCGCTGCTGGCCGCCGCGCTCCTCGCCGCCGCAGGCGCGGCCGGTTGCTCCAGCACGAGCGCGAACGCCGGCGGGGCCGCGACCTCCGACCCGATGGCCGGGATGAACATGGCGACGACGATGCCGGCGCAGCTTCCGCCGGCCGCGACGCCGACCAGCGTCAACGTCTACTCCCACGACGGCGCGAACGCCCTGAGCCCGAACGTGGCCGGGCAACGACAGCTGGTGTACGTGCCGAACAGCGACCAGAACTCGGTGGACGTCATCGACCCGACGACGTTCAAGGTCATCGATCACTACACCACCGGGAAGAACCCGCAGCACGTGGTGCCGGCCTGGGATCTGAAGACGCTGTACGTCACCAACGACCTGGCCAACAGCCTGACCCCGATCGACCCGACGACCGGCAAGCCCAAGGGCCCGAACATCCCGGTCGACGACCCGTACAACATGTACTTCACCCCGGACGGGAAGTACGCGATCGTCGTCGCCGAGGCCCGCGAGCGACTCGACTTCTACGACGCCCAGACCTGGAAGCTCGTCCACCAGGTGCACGTGGACTGCCCCGGGGTCGACCACATCGACTACTCCGCCGACGAGAGCTTCCTGGTCGCCACCTGCGAGTTCTCCGGGAAACTCGTCAAGATCGACTGGAAGAACTTCCAGGTGCTCGGCTACCTGACCATCGGCGGGATGCCGCAGGACATCAAGCTCGACCCGCAGGGCGAGGTCTTCTACGTCGCCGACATGCAGTCGAACGGCGTTCACCTGATCGACGCGAAGACCTTCACCAAGATCGGCTTCATGCCGACAGGCAAGGGCGCCCACGGGCTCTACCCGAGCCGGAACGCCAAGCTCCTCTACGTCTCCAACCGGGGCGAGGGCTCGATCTCACTGATCGACTTCGCGACCCGCAGGATCGTCGGCCGCTGGCAGATCCCCGGCGGCGGCAGCCCCGACATGGGCGGAGTCTCGGCCGACGGCAGCGTGCTGTGGCTGTCCGGCCGCTACAACCGCG is a genomic window of Pseudofrankia inefficax containing:
- the fdxA gene encoding ferredoxin, with the translated sequence MAYVIGAACVDIMDQSCVEDCPIDCIYTGARKLYIHPEECIDCGACARSCPVDAISWDRDLDPADPDIAHIQDAAAFFYQPLPGQPAPLREPGGAAGLGPVGVDTALITAIPAQGER
- a CDS encoding sensor histidine kinase — its product is MNSEPDATAASLPTAPRPRGIHPADGRPAGEWHLGLPADHPSYPDPSNVWPPVAPPPAVRTTSVAPAPVAARSAAVQTATVQRGAVPRAGAAPSTGPRQRGVAPAAAAVAARNGEPSVLERFESLRQLTGTVAHDINNLLSVIRNYADFVADALDDGRGPGGDPAGPAGVGGDPAGDGGAASSRVDARGVPGGWDAVRRDVAQIQRAGERAAELAAELLAAVRRQPALVGPIDVNAVLRETVAMLRRPLGARIDLRIELDDALWRVRADPARLEQAIVNLAMNARDAMPRGGTLTVTTGNVVLCDEHDVATAAFPPAPAGFGTGAPVWYPNARRHPADRPPAEAERSSRRHVGVWISDTGDGMTPATRARAFEPFFTTKPADRGTGLGLAVVREIVTEAGGEVQLCSTVGVGTTVSLLLPAAEQPTPAPTASPETPAPDGPWAYHHRSDGLRADGLCPDGGATTRPSAVRRPHGQPPPAISRTTHS
- a CDS encoding adenylate/guanylate cyclase domain-containing protein, giving the protein MEQIGVLLADDNLIVRAGVRALLARVPGVSVVGVAADRDELVRLAREHRPRVVVTDIRMPPTFSDEGIEAAREIRLHAPGTGVVLLSQYDEPEYGISLLAGADAGGCAYLLKERLADPEILVRAIREVAAGAALLDPRIVAAVLSPVRDAADLTDDQERLLREVAEGRSIRAIADGQGDTPAAVNAAIDALLLRLAHGASAGRAGALRQLRMLHAAIVRRDEQGEALSRLLPGGLAEKLREDASAGQSAERLTVTVLMSDIRGYTTIAERTDPIVLAGLLDAHRREMNAAILAEEGTVLQYAGDAVIAVFGAPYPQDDHQTRATRAATAMQARQRALNAHWRQEGLTPFGLGIGISTGEVAAALLGSEARREYTLVGDTMNLAARLQAFAHAGQTVLSEPTVTALRGPLAAALAPLPPMTVKGRAGSVHAYLLDAPAVVPVATVGMRPAPAPVGQRPPLRSRRAAVA
- a CDS encoding SDR family NAD(P)-dependent oxidoreductase; the protein is MTVGAESLPAQRGVAVVTGGSRGIGATTAVELARNGWDVCLSYRTDDEAAAGVLARCEAAGARAVAVRADVSSSADVTALFAAADRLGPVSVLVNNAGIVDRRARVDEMSPERLERMLAVNVVGAFLCAGAAVRRMSTRYGGTGGAIVNVSSAASRLGSPGEYVDYAASKGAIDTMTIGLAKEVAAEGIRVNAVRPGIIDTEIHASGGQPDRAAQVGPSAPLGRAGTPAEVAAAILWFCLPESSSYATAALLDLSGGR
- a CDS encoding LLM class F420-dependent oxidoreductase, with the protein product MDLRIFVEPQQGNTYAQQLGVARAAEEGGFDAFFRSDHYARIGGGDPGVGPTDSWVTLAGLARETTRIRLGTMLTSATFRYPGPLAISVAQVDEMSGGRVELGLGAGWYEAEHKAYAIPFPPLAERFDRLAEQLEIITGLWTATETFGFEGRYYSVTDSPALPKPVQSPRPPVIVGGFGPVRTPRLAARFADEYNAAFQPVAQAARLFDGTRRSCEEIGRDPGSLIRSVALTVCCGRDDAEVARRAATIGREVPDLKENGVAGTPAEIVARIGEYAEIGANRLYLQLLDMDDLDQIALLAAEVLPQV
- a CDS encoding YncE family protein, with amino-acid sequence MVAVPATTRARRPGRRVRPGAVAALLAAALLAAAGAAGCSSTSANAGGAATSDPMAGMNMATTMPAQLPPAATPTSVNVYSHDGANALSPNVAGQRQLVYVPNSDQNSVDVIDPTTFKVIDHYTTGKNPQHVVPAWDLKTLYVTNDLANSLTPIDPTTGKPKGPNIPVDDPYNMYFTPDGKYAIVVAEARERLDFYDAQTWKLVHQVHVDCPGVDHIDYSADESFLVATCEFSGKLVKIDWKNFQVLGYLTIGGMPQDIKLDPQGEVFYVADMQSNGVHLIDAKTFTKIGFMPTGKGAHGLYPSRNAKLLYVSNRGEGSISLIDFATRRIVGRWQIPGGGSPDMGGVSADGSVLWLSGRYNREVYAISTTDGHLLARIPVGAGPHGMSVWPQPGRYSLGHTGILR